Genomic window (Desulforapulum autotrophicum HRM2):
AAACCATAATGCTGAAAAACTGGGTGCTTTTTTCAACGAGTTTCCAGAACAATTCCAGTGGCAGCGACCCGATGGCGGATGTGTCGGGTTCCCACGGTATTTAGGCCCCAAAGATACCAATCAATTTTGTGAGGATCTTGTGGAGAAGACGGGCATTCTGCTTTTGCCGCCTGGAATATACCATTCCGAACTGATCAAAACACCCCAGGACAGGTTTCGCATCGGGTTTGGCCGTAAAAACATTGAACAGGGATTAAACGTTTTCCGTGATTATTTATTATCCTGATAAAAAGGTTCCTAGGACCGCAGATTTTATAACCGGCAGGGCCGGAGCATGATATCTGCCCTGGCCCCAACAAACGATGAAATTCGAATCTTTACAGCAGAGGCGACCGGGGAAAGGTTTTCCCCATCCCATGCTGATTTACACCATCTCACTAAAACACTGATTCAGAAATTCGTAATACCGGATGCCGAACTCCAGGGTGGTCCTCTTCCACGGATCAAGTTCATGGGAGGACAATTGCTCCCGGATGCCCTTCAACGCGATGACATGGGCCCTGAGTTCTTCGGTGTAGGCTTCTAACTGCTCCATTCTCTTTTCTTCTTCCAGATGATCAAAAAAGAAAACCTTGAGCAATGCCTCGTCCCGGATACGTCCGATCTCCGGCTTAACCGCCAACCACTCCTGGAATGCCTTTTTCCCCTCATCCGTAAGGGTATACACCTTGTTCAGCTTCCCGTTCTTGATTTCCTGGCTGACCCTGACCCGGCCCTCCTTTTCCAGTTTTTTATATTTGGGATAGATGCTGCTGAACCCGGTATTGAAAAAATAGTGGGTGCTTTTCTCCATATATTTTTTCACCTCATAACCGGTCTTGGCGCCGTCCATAAGAAAGCCCAGCAGCATCATTTCAACCATATCGACCTCTATTTTTCCTGCATCTTGAGTGGAACCAGGGAGGTTCCCCGCCGTTCAGCGGTAATGGCCATGAGTTCCTGGCCGCTGGCAGGCGGTGGCACCTGGAGCACTTTTGGTTTTTCTTCCAGCCGGATCGCGTCCACAGGACAGGTGGTGACGCAAAGCCCACACCCAATGCACCTGGCATGGTCCACCACGGCTGCATCCCCGATCTCAATGGCATTCATCTGGCACCGATCCAGGCAGGTTTCACAGGCCGTACATTCTTCCGGATCAACCACGGCCCAATAGCGGTTGTGTACAAGCTCTCCCGGATTGGGCAGCATGTTCAGGGCCCGAAGCACCCCACAGCAGTCGCCGCAACAGTTGCACATCCCTCCGGGGTTCACCATGTTGGCTGGCTGGTTGACCAGTCCTGCCGCCTCACATTTATCCAGAATGGCACAGGCCTCCTCCTGATCAATGTAGCGGGCGATCTTGTTCTCCACGTAATAATCAGCATGGGAGCCAAAGAGCAGACAGACCTCCTTAGGCTTGTCGCACCCCTTTTCAAGCAATCCCCGCTGGGTCCGGCAGATGCAGTTGGCCACTGCAATCTTATCCTTTGCGTGGATGATGGCCTTGGCATCCTCATAGGCTGCCACCTTGTTGGTTATATCCACTGATTTTCCCACGGGAATGGTCCTCAGGGGTGGTACATTGTTACCCATGCCCGAGAGAAAGGCTTCTTCCATATAGGCGTTGGTCAACTCTGCAAGTTCCTTGTCCATCCGCCCCAGTTGGAACTCGTAGGAGCCAATGACAAAAGGTATGGCGGAATACCGTCTGGTACCGTTCTTGGTGTGGCGGAAAAGCAGTCCCCGCTTTGCCATGTCTTCTAATTTTTCCACCATGGCTTCAGGAGAACGTCCAGTCCTTGCCGCAAAAGCATCGGGCGCCTCCAGGAGCATGGAGAGATCCAGATAAATCTCAGCATCCTCTTCAGTATAGAGTTTCTCCAGAATTTTCAGTTCCACCCCGGACTCACTGGCCGGAAATCCCGTGGAGTACTGATCCATCTGCTCGCGGAGTCGATGATAAACTTCTGTTGCCATGCCCTCTCCTTATTTTCATATGGTTATATATCAAAACGATATATAACCAACTATAAAAATCTCCCGGCGGTGTCAACTTCTTTTTAACTGTTTATCGCATATAGAAGCGATCCACTACCATTCCATGCTTGACATATCAACCATAGTTCAGATAGTACCTAACAATCAAACCCAAGCCAGCTAATCCTTTACAAATCGGAGAGTTCAATGGACGCACCAGTACTTTTTCAGATTGAAGACCAGGTAGCAGTGATTACCCTGAACCGCCCGGAAAAACGCAATTCAATCAATCAGGCCCTGCTGACAGGACTATACGATGCCATTGAAGAGATAGAAGATTCAAAATCCATCCGGGCAGCCGTAATTACAGGAAACGGAAAATCCTTCTGTTCTGGAATCGACCTTTCAGCCCTTGACACGGAAAATCTGTTCGACCCCAGGGGCGATGGAAAAGATATGCCGGAAATATTTTCAAGTTGCACAAAACCATTAATCGGTGCCATAAACGGCCACGCCATCACCGGCGGGTTTGAGATCGCTTTGAACTGCGATTTTCTTATCGCTTCGGAAAATGCTTCGTTTGCCGACACCCATGCCAAGGTTGGAATCCATCCGGGTTGGGGAATGACCCAGTTGCTTCAGCAGGCTGTCGGGCAACGACGGGCACGGCAAATGTCATTTGGCTGTGAATTTATCACCGCAGCAACTGCACTTCAATGGGGCCTTGTTAACGAGGTTGTTTATCCCTCAATGCTCATGTCCAGGGCCATGCAGATTGCCAGGGGCATCTGCAATGTTGACGCCGGGTATCTTCAAATGATGAAAAACCTTATTGAGGCACAAAACAGTAACACCTTTGAAAAAGCACTTGCAATGGAGAGAAAAGGATTTAAAGCGTTTGTTGCTCACCAGATGAAGTTAAAACCTTAGGCAGGTGGGCACCCCAAACAGTTTACAAACGAGTGCGAGGAGTCGGTCCTATTGGTGTTTTTCTGGACATGGCATTAAAAACATTGAATCAACCCTGGCCCCATGTGCCTTAAGAGATCGTTTTTTTAGACAGACGATATTCATCCAGAATCCTTCGTACTTCTTTTGTCATGACGGATTTAATGACAGGCTTCATCAAAAAGCCCTTGACTCCGATTGTTTTGGAAAGGTCGTCATTCATCTTTTCACTGAAACCACTGCAGATGATGACCGGGATATCCGGTCGAATGGCAAGAATTTTTACGGCAAGCTGTTCCCCACTCATATTGGGCATGGACATGTCCGTAATGACCAGGTCAAAAGAGTCAATGTCCGCTTTAAATGCTTGTAAGGCATCGACACTGCTGCTTCTCTCAGAAACTTTATACCCAAGGCGTTCAAGCATCTGTTTTTGAAACCTCAAAATGGGGGCCTCATCATCAACCAGCAGTATCTTTTCAGTGCCACCCTGAAAATTTTTTGTTTCCTGGCCGGATTCTGACTGGGACCCCATTTTTATCAGCGGTAGATAAACATTAAAGGTTGTCCCTTTACCAACCTCACTTGAAAAATCAATATAACCCCTGCATTCCTTGACAATCCCGTACAATATGGAGAGGCCAAGCCCGGTTCCTTTATGCTTTTCCTTGGTCGTGAAATAAGGTTCAAAAATTTTATCCCGGCATGACAGTGGAATGCCACAACCGTTATCGGTTATGGACATCAGAACATATTTCCCTGGCCAAAAACTTACACCTGTCCTTTCATTCCCCTCCAGGATGATCTCTTGAACCTTGATCTCTATTTTTCCGCCGATTTCTTCCATGGCGTGATAGGCATTGGTTGTAAGGTTCATTAATATTTGATGGATATGAGTAGGATCAGCTTTAATTAATCCACAGTCTGTTTGAATATTCTCTACAATCTCGATGGATTTAGGAATTGAAGATCTGATCAATTTTAATGTCTCTTTGACAATTGACTGCACCTTCAACGGTCGCATCTCATCGCTTCCCTGACGGGAAAAGGTCAGGATTTGCTTTACCAGTTCCTTGGCCCGCATACTTGCAGTAAGAATCTCATCAAGGCTGCTTTGAAGTAATTCGTCTTCAGAATTCTCCTCCAGTAAAATTTGTGTATAACCGATAATGGGACTGAGAATATTATTAAAGTCATGGGCGATACCTCCGGCAAGAAGCCCGATGGCTTCCATTTTCTGGGCCTGATAGAGTTTCTTTTCCATTTGTTTTATTTCAGTAACATCCCTGAATACATGCAGAATGGAAACAGATCCGTCATCATTAACAAGCGTGTTGGTGGAAACATCAAAGGATCGATTGTCCAGGGGGCTGATAATATTGATTTGCCGGGATTCCGTTAATTTATTTTTTCCATAGTCGCACCAGGAGCATTGTGTATCAAAACCATGAATCGCTTTAAAACATTTTTCACCCCTGGCATCATATCCTATTCTACGGATCATATGTGAATTCAAATATTCAATGACAAACGCCTGGGAAACTATACATATGGGATATTCCATGGTGTCCATTATCGTTTGATACCGCGCTCTACTTTTTCTTATTCTATCTTCGTTTTGCTTGCGTTCTGTGATATCCGCTAAACAAAAAAGGACTTTCCTGGCACCACTAATCACGAGACGCGATGTGGAAATAAGAAAGACCATGGATACAGACTCACCGTTCAGTTGAAATGTCAGTTGCCCCTCTTCCCTCGTATGGTTCGTTCCGGTCTTAAAAGTATCTGAAATAAGAGAGTCTATTGGATATTCGACACACTCAAAATCGCAGTCACTACCTGTGCCAGAAATATTCAGACAGCAAAAAACGTCTCCAACCAGAAGACCCACTACATCCTCTTTGGTTTTTCCGATAAATTCAAAGCCCTTATAATTTACATCCTCAACACGCCCTTCGCCATTTAACAGGAAAAGGATATTCGGTGTACTGTTGAAAATGGTTTCAAGGCTGTCGACAGAATCCCTTAGTTGCCTTTGATTCTTTCTATGACTGCGGATATCGGCAAGGGCAGATACCAGCGCAAGAAATAGAACCATGAAGACAGATCCAAGAGGCCAGAATAAGGATTTATTCTTTTCATAGAAGGTTTCTGGTTTATTTAGAACAACACTTTGTTCTGGAAGCAGCGCCATTGGAATCTTCTGGCGTCCAAGCTCACCATGGTCAAAGACATATCTGCCTGCATTTTTCGACACAACCTTTATATCCCCAACGGGCTTCCCGTTCAAAATCTCAACGGCTATCTTTCCTGCAGTGTTCCCCTGTTTAAAGTGGCTGATGACTTTTCCACCCAATACTCCCTCCCCTATTCCGTGAAACCATAGATGATATAAAGGAAAGGAACCCCTCTTTTTGATGAGTGCAAGACTGTCATTAAATTGCAAACAGACGTTGTTTTTGTCACGATAGGCAGAAAGCAGCAGGACACTGCTGTCTGGATCAAGACCCTCTATTTTTTCTTCAAACTCCTGCCAGGACAAATTTTCAAGGGATACATGTGAAAAAGAAAGGTTTTTAAATTTTTTTCCCAATTGGTAGAATGTGCTTAAATCGCTTTGCCCGCTCGTGGTGCCATCCACTATCGCAATAATCTTCTTTGACCGAGGCTTAAGACTCTCCATCA
Coding sequences:
- a CDS encoding PadR family transcriptional regulator, which encodes MVEMMLLGFLMDGAKTGYEVKKYMEKSTHYFFNTGFSSIYPKYKKLEKEGRVRVSQEIKNGKLNKVYTLTDEGKKAFQEWLAVKPEIGRIRDEALLKVFFFDHLEEEKRMEQLEAYTEELRAHVIALKGIREQLSSHELDPWKRTTLEFGIRYYEFLNQCFSEMV
- a CDS encoding 4Fe-4S binding protein, whose amino-acid sequence is MATEVYHRLREQMDQYSTGFPASESGVELKILEKLYTEEDAEIYLDLSMLLEAPDAFAARTGRSPEAMVEKLEDMAKRGLLFRHTKNGTRRYSAIPFVIGSYEFQLGRMDKELAELTNAYMEEAFLSGMGNNVPPLRTIPVGKSVDITNKVAAYEDAKAIIHAKDKIAVANCICRTQRGLLEKGCDKPKEVCLLFGSHADYYVENKIARYIDQEEACAILDKCEAAGLVNQPANMVNPGGMCNCCGDCCGVLRALNMLPNPGELVHNRYWAVVDPEECTACETCLDRCQMNAIEIGDAAVVDHARCIGCGLCVTTCPVDAIRLEEKPKVLQVPPPASGQELMAITAERRGTSLVPLKMQEK
- a CDS encoding enoyl-CoA hydratase, which codes for MDAPVLFQIEDQVAVITLNRPEKRNSINQALLTGLYDAIEEIEDSKSIRAAVITGNGKSFCSGIDLSALDTENLFDPRGDGKDMPEIFSSCTKPLIGAINGHAITGGFEIALNCDFLIASENASFADTHAKVGIHPGWGMTQLLQQAVGQRRARQMSFGCEFITAATALQWGLVNEVVYPSMLMSRAMQIARGICNVDAGYLQMMKNLIEAQNSNTFEKALAMERKGFKAFVAHQMKLKP
- a CDS encoding hybrid sensor histidine kinase/response regulator, encoding MDTKRFPDQASIRFFRETLSRKLSILPRYDVVIAGDDNALLFVIKEQNDLFKGLPMVFFGVNNLELARKQDENPNITGVVETVSMMETIQLMESLKPRSKKIIAIVDGTTSGQSDLSTFYQLGKKFKNLSFSHVSLENLSWQEFEEKIEGLDPDSSVLLLSAYRDKNNVCLQFNDSLALIKKRGSFPLYHLWFHGIGEGVLGGKVISHFKQGNTAGKIAVEILNGKPVGDIKVVSKNAGRYVFDHGELGRQKIPMALLPEQSVVLNKPETFYEKNKSLFWPLGSVFMVLFLALVSALADIRSHRKNQRQLRDSVDSLETIFNSTPNILFLLNGEGRVEDVNYKGFEFIGKTKEDVVGLLVGDVFCCLNISGTGSDCDFECVEYPIDSLISDTFKTGTNHTREEGQLTFQLNGESVSMVFLISTSRLVISGARKVLFCLADITERKQNEDRIRKSRARYQTIMDTMEYPICIVSQAFVIEYLNSHMIRRIGYDARGEKCFKAIHGFDTQCSWCDYGKNKLTESRQINIISPLDNRSFDVSTNTLVNDDGSVSILHVFRDVTEIKQMEKKLYQAQKMEAIGLLAGGIAHDFNNILSPIIGYTQILLEENSEDELLQSSLDEILTASMRAKELVKQILTFSRQGSDEMRPLKVQSIVKETLKLIRSSIPKSIEIVENIQTDCGLIKADPTHIHQILMNLTTNAYHAMEEIGGKIEIKVQEIILEGNERTGVSFWPGKYVLMSITDNGCGIPLSCRDKIFEPYFTTKEKHKGTGLGLSILYGIVKECRGYIDFSSEVGKGTTFNVYLPLIKMGSQSESGQETKNFQGGTEKILLVDDEAPILRFQKQMLERLGYKVSERSSSVDALQAFKADIDSFDLVITDMSMPNMSGEQLAVKILAIRPDIPVIICSGFSEKMNDDLSKTIGVKGFLMKPVIKSVMTKEVRRILDEYRLSKKTIS